In Wolbachia endosymbiont of Cimex lectularius, the following are encoded in one genomic region:
- the alaS gene encoding alanine--tRNA ligase → MKLNEIRERFIKFFISNNHEQVSSSPLIPEHDPTLMFTNAGMVQFKNIFTGLQKTEMKRAVSSQKCLRAGGKHNDLENVGYTTRHHTFFEMLGNFSFGDYFKETAIELAWKFITEELSLDKNRLSITVYHTDDESYEIWRKVSGFSDDKIIRIATDDNFWSMGNTGPCGPCSEIFYDHAKPNLQDDNRVVEIWNLVFMEFNKDEEGNLQKLPKKCIDTGMGLERIAAVMQNVHDNYDIDLFSALINKSQELCGNTENKVAHKIIADHLRAAIFLIAEGVLPGNEGRNYVLRRLIRRVARYIHLLGYNDSLLHRIFPVLIDSSSSAYMGDVYPELIRAKNSIETTLKSEEENFKDTLMKGISLLEKFTADLKPGDTLPGESAFKLYDTYGFPLDITLDILKERKINFDQKGFNNAMKEQKERARAKWAGSGEKSVEQIWFDLIDEFGKTEFVGYEFSEVKDAKVIAIISPKNEVIDSTKEGEKVTIILDKTPFYGESGGQAGETGSFIISSVIQVADTGIQPAPRTGMTPDLGVITVENTNKINDLYLHRCVVKSGSICKGDTVTATIDKERRQDLRRNHSATHLLHFALRKILGDHVTQKGSLVAPDRLRFDFSHNTQVTQDQLFAIEDMVNSLIRENLSTSTKIQSMNQAIDEGAMALFGEKYGDQVRVVSIGDSKELCGGTHVERAGEIGLFKIVTECSIASGVRRIEALTGQEAINYVRDNEINLKKVAESVKAPVNEIISRLSILIQERKESEAKIKNLYKKLVSTENTKSTEINGMNFVSHVFTDIPASIIRKFVLQQQRPKTVIAFTATEKNKTVLIIKVSKDLTDKISAKELVSTVTGRGCGGNAELAQMGCDSDKTNHIITVICNKVADVKELNS, encoded by the coding sequence ATGAAGCTAAACGAAATTAGAGAAAGATTTATAAAGTTTTTTATAAGTAACAACCATGAGCAGGTTTCTTCTTCTCCTTTGATCCCAGAGCATGACCCAACACTCATGTTTACAAATGCTGGTATGGTGCAGTTTAAAAACATCTTCACCGGTTTACAAAAAACTGAGATGAAACGCGCTGTCTCAAGTCAAAAGTGTCTAAGAGCGGGTGGCAAGCACAACGATCTTGAAAATGTTGGCTATACAACTCGGCATCATACATTTTTTGAAATGCTCGGAAATTTTAGTTTCGGTGATTACTTTAAAGAAACTGCGATAGAACTTGCGTGGAAATTCATTACTGAAGAATTGTCTCTTGACAAAAATAGATTATCCATAACTGTCTATCACACTGATGATGAGTCATACGAGATTTGGCGCAAGGTAAGTGGTTTTTCTGATGATAAAATCATCAGAATTGCAACAGATGACAACTTTTGGAGCATGGGCAATACTGGTCCATGTGGTCCATGTTCTGAAATTTTTTATGACCATGCAAAACCTAACTTACAAGACGACAATAGAGTTGTTGAAATTTGGAATCTAGTATTCATGGAATTTAATAAAGATGAAGAGGGTAATTTACAAAAATTACCAAAAAAATGCATCGATACTGGAATGGGCCTTGAGAGAATAGCAGCTGTCATGCAAAACGTTCATGATAACTATGATATTGATCTATTTTCTGCTCTGATAAATAAGTCGCAAGAGCTCTGTGGAAATACAGAAAATAAAGTAGCTCATAAAATCATCGCGGACCATCTTCGTGCAGCCATATTTCTCATTGCAGAAGGGGTACTTCCTGGAAACGAAGGCAGAAATTACGTACTGCGCAGATTAATCAGGAGAGTTGCACGTTATATCCACCTGCTTGGATATAATGACTCTCTACTCCATCGCATTTTTCCAGTGCTGATAGATAGCTCAAGCTCAGCTTATATGGGGGATGTTTATCCTGAACTAATTAGAGCTAAAAACTCAATAGAGACAACGTTAAAATCAGAGGAAGAGAACTTTAAAGATACTTTGATGAAAGGCATTAGTCTTTTGGAAAAATTTACTGCAGATTTAAAACCAGGCGATACTCTGCCAGGAGAATCGGCGTTTAAGCTATATGACACTTATGGGTTTCCTCTGGATATCACTCTTGATATTTTAAAAGAGAGGAAAATAAATTTTGACCAAAAAGGTTTTAATAACGCAATGAAAGAGCAGAAAGAGAGAGCACGTGCTAAATGGGCTGGATCTGGTGAAAAGTCTGTTGAGCAAATATGGTTCGATTTGATCGATGAATTTGGCAAAACAGAATTTGTCGGTTATGAGTTTAGTGAGGTAAAGGATGCAAAAGTGATAGCCATAATTTCTCCTAAAAATGAAGTTATTGATTCTACAAAAGAAGGAGAGAAGGTAACCATTATACTTGATAAAACACCTTTTTATGGCGAATCAGGTGGACAGGCGGGGGAAACCGGAAGTTTCATTATCTCTTCTGTTATCCAAGTAGCTGACACTGGGATCCAGCCAGCGCCACGCACTGGAATGACACCAGACCTAGGTGTAATCACAGTGGAAAACACCAATAAGATTAACGACCTGTATTTGCACAGGTGCGTGGTTAAATCTGGCTCAATTTGTAAAGGTGACACAGTTACAGCAACTATTGATAAGGAGAGAAGGCAAGACCTAAGAAGAAACCATTCAGCTACACATCTTCTGCACTTTGCATTGAGAAAAATCTTGGGTGATCACGTTACTCAAAAAGGTTCCTTAGTTGCACCAGATAGACTGAGATTTGACTTCAGCCACAACACTCAAGTTACTCAGGATCAACTGTTTGCAATAGAAGATATGGTAAACTCTCTAATCAGAGAAAATCTTTCCACGTCTACAAAAATTCAGAGCATGAATCAGGCAATAGACGAAGGAGCTATGGCATTGTTCGGCGAAAAGTATGGCGATCAAGTAAGAGTGGTAAGCATTGGAGATTCAAAGGAGTTGTGTGGTGGCACACACGTGGAGCGCGCTGGAGAAATTGGCTTGTTTAAGATAGTAACAGAATGTTCTATTGCATCTGGAGTAAGAAGGATCGAAGCTTTGACCGGTCAAGAAGCAATTAATTATGTCCGTGATAATGAAATCAACTTGAAAAAAGTCGCAGAATCCGTAAAAGCGCCAGTAAACGAAATAATAAGCCGACTCAGTATTTTAATCCAAGAGCGTAAGGAATCCGAAGCTAAAATAAAAAACCTTTATAAAAAACTCGTAAGCACAGAGAACACAAAAAGCACTGAAATAAATGGAATGAATTTCGTAAGCCACGTTTTCACTGACATTCCAGCAAGTATAATAAGGAAATTTGTTCTGCAGCAACAAAGACCAAAAACTGTAATAGCTTTCACAGCAACGGAAAAAAACAAAACAGTGCTGATTATCAAAGTAAGCAAAGACTTAACTGATAAGATCAGCGCAAAAGAGCTGGTATCTACTGTAACCGGAAGAGGTTGCGGTGGAAACGCTGAACTTGCTCAAATGGGCTGTGATAGCGATAAAACAAATCATATCATTACTGTTATCTGCAACAAAGTAGCAGATGTGAAAGAACTAAACAGTTAA
- a CDS encoding class I tRNA ligase family protein, with protein sequence MKSKHYPDTTSSSDFSSLEKEIIKFWQESKIFERSVEERSKDNCFVFYDGPPFANGLPHYGHLLTGFIKDAFARYQTILQKRVERRFGWDCHGLPAEMGAEKELGISGRTEIEKFGIEKFNNHCRTSVMKFSSEWEKYVNRQARWVDFHNDYKTMDKSFMESVMWAFKQLYNKGLVYESVRVVPYSWACETPLSNFETRLDNAYKEKTSKAVTVAFELLENPQQFKQKCKLLAWTTTPWTLPSNLALAIGKDIEYCAVSVHSLVSFQCVTLESREKETWIPVSSTGMTEKSAKITSDQPNEIYIFAESYLEKFISHLEQNNIPYEKCNIKLKADDLVGLSYKPLFDYFKDTKNAFRVFIADYVTAEDGTGVVHTAPGFGEEDFYLCQSHNIPAICPIDNGGKFTAEVSDLAGVHVFDTNDTVIKKLKEQGNWFKTEQYIHNYPHCWRTDTPLIYRTMPSWYVTVTKFKSRMVELNKKVNWIPSHIRDGQFGKWLEGAHDWSISRNRFWGTPIPVWKSDDARYPRVDVYGSIAELERDFNVKVDDLHRPFIDTLTRPNPDDPTGKSVMRRVPDVFDCWFESGSMPFAQVHYPFENKEWFESNFPADFITEYIAQTRGWFYTLFVLSTALFDSEPFKNCICHGVVLDVKGQKLSKRLNNYADPMEVFDKYGSDALRFLMLSGSIVCGGNLLLDKEGNSIRDVLRNVIKPIWNSYHFFTMYANADGIKAEVCKDYQSTIDRYMISKCFEAVEGIQASMNNYNSQEACKILIDFFEVLNNWYIRRSRERFWKSDLDQDKTDAYNVLYKVFYYILRAAAPLLPLTTETIWQGLKYQETSVHLADFPQLEKFNSELIAKMDLVREICNSALSIRNTFNIRIRQPLGSMIIYHKSSCSFLEGEPLSVIPEFSPIIPGFPPVIPVRDTGIQCAADSNEYQEMIKDEVNVKSLELVNRLEGIASLELKLNFPLLGKKVPDKIKKLVQYVKEEKWRQVGNERIFLGDESENYIIEKGEYELLLKANSKYSSAFDNNKGVVILNTELNDELILEGLARDVVRLIQETRKQADFHISDRIRVVIKTEDEKIKETVNMWSEYIKEQTLALSLEINVEIETSFYSKEYQDLIVGIKLDC encoded by the coding sequence ATGAAGTCAAAGCATTATCCTGATACAACGAGTAGTTCTGATTTTTCGTCGTTAGAAAAGGAAATCATAAAATTTTGGCAGGAAAGCAAAATTTTTGAGCGGTCAGTTGAGGAACGTTCCAAGGACAATTGTTTTGTCTTTTACGATGGACCTCCATTTGCAAATGGACTGCCACATTATGGGCATTTACTCACTGGTTTCATCAAAGACGCATTTGCAAGATATCAAACCATACTACAAAAAAGAGTTGAACGTAGATTTGGTTGGGATTGCCATGGACTGCCGGCTGAGATGGGTGCGGAAAAGGAACTTGGAATATCCGGCAGAACTGAGATAGAAAAATTCGGTATTGAAAAGTTCAATAACCATTGTCGTACTTCTGTGATGAAATTTTCATCAGAATGGGAAAAGTATGTAAATAGGCAGGCAAGGTGGGTAGATTTTCATAATGACTACAAAACCATGGATAAGTCATTCATGGAGTCAGTTATGTGGGCATTTAAGCAGCTTTATAATAAGGGTCTAGTGTATGAATCGGTGCGCGTTGTTCCCTATAGCTGGGCATGTGAAACTCCATTGTCCAATTTTGAAACAAGGCTTGATAATGCATATAAAGAAAAGACTAGCAAAGCTGTAACTGTTGCATTTGAGCTTTTAGAAAACCCGCAGCAGTTTAAACAAAAATGTAAGTTACTCGCTTGGACTACAACTCCTTGGACGTTGCCAAGCAACTTGGCACTGGCAATAGGGAAAGACATTGAGTATTGTGCAGTGTCAGTTCACTCCTTGGTGTCATTCCAGTGCGTGACGCTGGAATCTAGAGAGAAAGAAACCTGGATCCCAGTGTCAAGCACTGGGATGACAGAGAAGAGCGCTAAAATAACATCAGACCAACCTAATGAAATCTACATCTTCGCTGAAAGCTACCTGGAGAAGTTTATCAGCCACCTCGAACAAAACAATATTCCATATGAAAAATGCAATATAAAACTCAAAGCAGATGATCTTGTAGGTCTTTCTTATAAGCCACTGTTTGATTACTTTAAAGATACAAAAAATGCTTTCCGCGTTTTCATAGCAGATTATGTCACAGCAGAAGATGGTACTGGAGTTGTGCACACTGCTCCTGGATTTGGTGAAGAAGATTTTTATCTTTGCCAAAGCCATAATATTCCAGCCATTTGTCCAATTGATAACGGTGGAAAGTTTACTGCTGAAGTTTCAGATTTAGCTGGAGTTCATGTTTTTGATACTAACGATACAGTAATAAAGAAGCTGAAAGAACAAGGAAATTGGTTCAAAACTGAGCAATATATTCACAATTATCCACACTGCTGGAGAACTGATACTCCTTTAATCTATCGCACTATGCCTTCTTGGTATGTTACTGTGACAAAATTCAAAAGCAGAATGGTAGAGCTAAATAAGAAAGTTAATTGGATTCCAAGTCATATAAGAGATGGTCAGTTTGGAAAATGGCTCGAAGGAGCACATGATTGGTCAATTTCACGTAATCGATTCTGGGGTACACCGATTCCCGTATGGAAGTCAGACGATGCAAGATATCCAAGGGTAGATGTGTATGGTTCGATAGCGGAACTAGAGCGAGATTTTAATGTTAAAGTGGATGATTTGCACAGACCATTTATTGACACTTTAACAAGGCCAAATCCTGATGACCCAACAGGAAAATCAGTTATGCGTCGTGTGCCTGACGTATTTGACTGCTGGTTTGAATCTGGCTCAATGCCATTTGCACAAGTCCACTATCCGTTTGAAAATAAAGAATGGTTTGAGAGTAATTTCCCGGCGGATTTTATCACCGAATATATAGCGCAAACTAGGGGATGGTTCTATACGCTTTTTGTGCTTTCGACTGCTTTATTTGACAGTGAACCATTTAAGAACTGCATATGCCACGGTGTTGTTCTCGATGTGAAAGGGCAGAAATTATCCAAGCGTTTGAATAATTATGCGGACCCAATGGAAGTGTTTGATAAATACGGTTCTGATGCACTACGTTTTCTTATGCTTTCTGGATCTATTGTTTGTGGTGGTAATTTGCTACTTGATAAAGAAGGAAACTCAATACGAGATGTTCTGAGAAACGTAATAAAGCCTATTTGGAACAGTTATCACTTTTTTACCATGTATGCAAATGCAGATGGAATTAAAGCTGAAGTTTGTAAGGATTACCAAAGCACTATTGATCGTTACATGATCTCCAAATGTTTTGAAGCTGTAGAAGGTATCCAAGCTTCTATGAACAACTACAATTCCCAAGAGGCTTGCAAAATTCTGATAGATTTTTTTGAAGTGTTAAATAATTGGTATATTCGTCGCAGTCGTGAGCGTTTTTGGAAAAGTGATTTAGATCAGGATAAGACTGACGCTTATAATGTTCTATATAAGGTTTTTTATTACATACTTCGGGCTGCAGCTCCTTTATTGCCGCTTACAACGGAAACTATATGGCAGGGGCTCAAATATCAAGAAACATCTGTTCATTTGGCTGATTTTCCACAATTAGAAAAGTTTAATAGCGAGCTCATTGCTAAGATGGATTTAGTGAGAGAGATATGCAACTCTGCACTCTCTATTAGAAACACCTTTAATATACGTATCAGACAGCCACTTGGCAGTATGATCATTTATCACAAGTCTTCCTGTAGTTTTCTTGAAGGTGAACCGCTTTCTGTTATCCCAGAGTTCTCTCCTATCATCCCAGGGTTCCCCCCTGTCATCCCAGTGCGTGACACTGGGATCCAGTGTGCTGCAGACTCAAATGAATACCAAGAGATGATAAAAGATGAGGTGAATGTAAAAAGCTTGGAATTAGTAAATAGACTTGAAGGTATTGCATCACTAGAGTTAAAACTAAATTTCCCACTACTTGGAAAGAAGGTTCCAGACAAAATCAAGAAACTAGTTCAATATGTCAAGGAGGAAAAATGGAGACAAGTTGGAAATGAGCGGATATTTCTAGGAGATGAATCAGAGAACTATATTATAGAAAAAGGTGAGTATGAACTATTATTAAAAGCAAACAGTAAATATTCCTCTGCGTTTGATAATAACAAAGGAGTTGTTATCCTAAACACTGAACTAAATGATGAATTAATTCTAGAAGGGCTCGCGAGAGATGTCGTGAGGCTCATCCAGGAAACTAGAAAACAAGCTGATTTTCATATATCCGATAGAATCAGAGTAGTAATCAAAACAGAGGATGAGAAAATTAAAGAAACGGTGAATATGTGGAGTGAGTATATAAAAGAACAGACTCTTGCCTTATCTTTAGAAATTAATGTAGAAATTGAAACCAGCTTCTATTCCAAGGAATACCAAGATTTGATTGTTGGTATTAAGTTAGATTGTTAG